Within the Nerophis ophidion isolate RoL-2023_Sa linkage group LG01, RoL_Noph_v1.0, whole genome shotgun sequence genome, the region GTTTTACTGAAAAGAGCAATTTGACTCGGCACATGAGGACACACCCAGGGAAAAAAACATTGAACTGTTCATTTTGTAGTAAAAGCTTTACTCAACAGAGCATTTTGACTGCACACATGAGAGCACACAAAGGAGAGAAGATATTTATCTATTCCGTTAAGAACAAAAACTGTAAATGCTCGGTTTGTTCTAAAAGCTTTAACAACAAGTACAGTTTGACTCGACACATGCGGACGCACACAGGGGAAAGACCATTTACTTGTTCAGTTtgcggcaaaagcttttctcTCAACAAgcatttgactgaacacatgagaacgcacacgggagaaaaaccctttAGTTGCTCAGTTTGCGGGGAACGCTTTTCGCAAACGAGCAATTtgtccacacacatgagaacgcacaccggagaaaaaccgtACACTTGTTCCGTTTGTGGGAAAACCTTTTCTCTGAAGGGCAATATGACTCAACACATAAGAAGacacacaggggaaaaaaatgttcattGTTCAGTCTGTTGTAAAAGCTTCACGACAAATTGCTATTTGATTCGACACATGAAAACCCACGCCGGACCAAAACCTTTTAGTAGCAGCGAAAGCCATTCCCAAACGAGCGACGTGACACAAGACCTGCGAAAACGCACGGGGGCAAAAACGTTTAACTGTATAGTTTGTGGTCGAAGCTTCACGAAACTCATCGATTTCATTCAGCACATGAGAAAATACACCGGGGAAAAAATATTTAACTGTCCCGTTTGTGGTAAAAGATTCCATCATAATTCGGAGGCAGACAGACACATAAGAACACACACGGGCGTGTGACGCATCAGCTGTTTGGTTGGTGGTGACTACCACCCAAAGCCAGGAACTCCTCACTGCTTCTTCTACAAATAGCAGATCAGTTTGTACAAACCGAGAGATTATCTATCGATTTTCTTCTGCTTTTCCCTCTCAGGGTCTCTGTGTCTTCTGtccatctaaaacaggggtgcccacactttttctgcaggcgagctacttttcaattgaccaactcgaggggatctacctcatttatatatatcatttatatttatttatttatgaaagagacatttttgtaaacaagttaaatgtgcttaatgataatacaagcatgtttaacacatatagatgt harbors:
- the LOC133549619 gene encoding zinc finger protein OZF-like isoform X3 codes for the protein MDDYCYAKMATSCQREHERQSETSSKSPTEIKTKDEDIQQLIGCPDKLPPQSPRGSSVLKEKVPQPPHVKEEEEAAITQEGECLLEPLEADLTKLPLTVVSVKTEDDEEKPQPNKSLSDVQRLIGHPEELSTQSGGSPTLKQETPQPPRIKKEEEEGECLLGPPEPDLTKFPLTVVSVKTEDDEEKPQPCNLLAPLSHSEAEDEIEVTLSSDTDCEGDMRTHTECSKMKTVKKGFRCSVCAKSFTEKSNLTRHMRTHPGKKTLNCSFCSKSFTQQSILTAHMRAHKGEKIFIYSVKNKNCKCSVCSKSFNNKYSLTRHMRTHTGERPFTCSVCGKSFSLNKHLTEHMRTHTGEKPFSCSVCGERFSQTSNLSTHMRTHTGEKPYTCSVCGKTFSLKGNMTQHIRRHTGEKNVHCSVCCKSFTTNCYLIRHMKTHAGPKPFSSSESHSQTSDVTQDLRKRTGAKTFNCIVCGRSFTKLIDFIQHMRKYTGEKIFNCPVCGKRFHHNSEADRHIRTHTGV